The proteins below come from a single Rosa rugosa chromosome 2, drRosRugo1.1, whole genome shotgun sequence genomic window:
- the LOC133728536 gene encoding heat stress transcription factor A-1-like isoform X1: MEDAATMINSATSIPPFLNKTYDMVDDPSTDYLVSWTDANNSFVVWNDAQFARDLLPKYFKHNNFSSFVRQLNTYGFRKVHPDRWEFANEGFLRGQKHLLKTVNRRKPVNVQSHQQSAPVPAPKVKSSQVAACVEVGKLGLEEEVERLKMDKNTLMQELISLRQEQQATDNQLQNVGQRVQGMEQRQQQMMSFLAKAMHSPGFLSQLVQHQNESNRRITGSNKKRRLPRQEDEILVGKLSSKTLDGQIVKYQPSMNEAAKAMLRQIMKMNISPRREPSMNNPDAFLIDNVPSSNVLDSRNCSRNLGVTLSEVSPTYMTAESGFPVTCHSRATSQVQSSPSVATDCVTATQISEENIYNLQEDTVLPELTAMHGIAPPSTVEIPNANFMPSEMVNTEYMDVSVLDQAMPTKTEAFSPEINPDADVSQDGEPNLPGINDVFWDKFFDTDEIDLSSVVGVTKDQEMQSGKGNGWDKIQHLSPIAPQQTGLEGLIG, from the exons ATGGAAGACGCGGCGACGATGATCAACTCGGCGACGAGCATCCCGCCGTTTCTGAACAAGACCTACGACATGGTCGACGACCCCTCCACCGACTACTTGGTCTCATGGACCGACGCCAACAACAGCTTCGTCGTTTGGAACGACGCCCAGTTCGCCAGGGATCTTTTGCCCAAGTACTTCAAGCACAACAACTTCTCCAGCTTCGTCCGCCAGCTCAATACTTAT GGTTTTAGAAAAGTTCATCCAGACCGATGGGAATTCGCAAATGAAGGGTTTCTAAGAGGTCAGAAACATCTTTTGAAGACTGTCAATAGGCGAAAGCCAGTTAATGTACAGAGTCATCAACAATCAGCACCAGTACCAGCACCTAAAGTAAAGAGCTCCCAAGTTGCTGCATGCGTAGAGGTGGGAAAACTTGGACTGGAGGAGGAGGTTGAAAGGCTTAAAATGGACAAGAACACTCTTATGCAGGAACTTATTAGTTTGAGGCAGGAGCAGCAAGCAACAGATAACCAATTACAGAATGTTGGTCAACGTGTGCAGGGAATGGAACAGCGGCAGCAGCAAATGATGTCATTTCTTGCAAAGGCTATGCATAGTCCTGGATTTTTATCCCAGCTTGTACAGCATCAGAATGAGAGCAACAGGCGCATCACTGGAAGCAACAAGAAAAGGAGACTCCCAAGGCAAGAAGACGAAATTTTGGTGGGGAAGCTTAGCAGTAAAACTCTGGATGGACAAATTGTGAAATACCAGCCTTCAATGAATGAAGCAGCAAAAGCAATGCTACGGCAGATTATGAAGATGAATATATCTCCTAGGCGGGAACCGTCAATGAACAATCCTGATGCTTTTCTGATTGACAATGTTCCTTCTTCCAATGTATTAGACAGTAGGAACTGTAGCCGGAATTTGGGAGTCACCCTTTCAGAGGTTTCACCAACTTATATGACAGCGGAATCTGGATTTCCTGTCACTTGTCATTCTAGAGCTACTTCTCAGGTCCAGTCTTCCCCTTCTGTGGCTACTGACTGTGTTACAGCAACTCAAATTTCAGAAGAGAACATCTACAATCTTCAAGAAGATACAGTTTTGCCTGAACTAACTGCAATGCATGGTATTGCCCCACCAAGCACTGTGGAGATCCCTAATGCAAACTTTATGCCCTCTGAGATGGTGAATACAGAGTACATGGATGTGTCAGTTTTGGATCAGGCAATGCCTACAAAAACTGAGGCCTTTTCTCCTGAGATCAATCCTGATGCAGATGTCTCGCAAGATGGAGAGCCTAACCTTCCGGGAATTAATGATGTCTTCTGGGATAAGTTTTTTGACACAGATGAAATTGATTTGAGTTCAGTTGTTGGGGTGACCAAGGATCAGGAGATGCAGTCAGGGAAGGGAAATGGATGGGACAAGATTCAACATCTAAGTCCAATTGCTCCTCAGCAAACAGGGCTTGAGGGCTTGATTGGTTGA
- the LOC133728534 gene encoding kinesin-like protein KIN-14Q, with product MDYDPLLLTDVSRQQNTTSISTHSDYSVLCSKLKSLTMVDPDSSCSEANEDFARENCYSPEVISTTKFRDAVANDVLDGRAVIGFSLTSPDLVMCAGSPDIPRTSCVESPEFLESRCHQKLDTSMELSFENGIDASQVKDTNRTPTVKFSTTLCQTYKEDLSPEASFELLPPMVIEDKSKEDPLLDVNNNVGSADGFLGSESPKDDGNAMCEGDYQKLLIGYENQRKELAEMRSAFEELKKQNQSKNNECREAWKSLKDLQNELMRKSMHVGSLAFAIEGQVKEKSKWFASLRDLTRKLKIMKMDHIKLSEEALAYKNCLADMNEMRSTIHSALNQQVSLHNDLKTKFIEGAKERKELYNKVLELKGNIRVFCRCRPLNTEEVSAGASMAIDFESEKEGELAVKSNGVTRRTFKFDAVFGPQADQADVFEDTAPFATSVLDGYNVCIFAYGQTGSGKTFTMEGTEEARGVNFRTLEQLFRIIKEREKLHRYDVSVSVLEVYNEQIRDLLVPGNQPGATAKRLEIRQAGEGTHHVPGLVEAHVKNMNEVWEVLQTGSNARAVGSTNANEHSSRSHCIHCVMVKGENLLNGECTRSKLWLVDLAGSERIAKTEVQGERLKETQNINRSLSALGDVISALATKTSHIPFRNSKLTHLLQDSLGGDSKTLMFLQISPNENDLSETLCSLNFASRVRGIELGPAKRQMDTSELLRYKQMYEKTKLDIKSKDVQIRKMEETVHGLELKIRERDLKNKCLQDKVKELESQLLIERKLARQHVDTKIAEQHLQQLKHQQDEQTTALARPPLTNRPLTTHKILNETAINTLGKDQVNPTQQLTEKANNKIPVPTMDGFVKYIDPIEKENNPDMAEQFVLPKRTGRASICPTVQRIPATSAPRRNSLIPLPTVPNRLQSPMPVLSLAPISAYHADKKAEMDYVSEIDCLPEQTPCSSPKVTRTGGKKFNSILRRSIQKKAQMKSPMPPHMRKGVNVGMEKVRVSIGSRGRMPHRVLLGNGRRAGTKEGQKQIREKERGWNIGTAGRNAI from the exons ATGGATTACGACCCTCTTCTCCTAACCGACGTCTCTCGCCAGCAAAACACCACCTCCATTTCCACTCACTCCGACT ACTCGGTACTGTGCTCGAAATTGAAAAGCTTGACCATGGTGGATCCCGATTCTTCTTGCTCTGAAGCAAATGAAG ATTTTGCTCGGGAAAATTGTTATAGCCCAGAAGTTATTAGCACTACAAAATTCAGGGATGCAGTTGCAAATGACGTTCTTGATG GCCGGGCCGTGATAGGATTTTCACTTACATCTCCTGATTTGGTTATGTGTGCTGGGTCACCGGATATACCCCGAACCAGCTGTGTGGAGTCCCCTGAGTTCTTGGAGAGTAGATGCCATCAGAAGCTGGATACTTCGATGGAGCTCTCTTTCGAGAATGGAATCGATGCGTCTCAAGTTAAGGATACTAATAGGACCCCAACTGTGAAGTTCTCCACCACATTGTGCCAAACCTATAAGGAGGATTTGTCTCCTGAAGCTTCATTTGAGCTTCTTCCGCCTATGGTGATTGAGGACAAGTCGAAGGAAGATCCCCTTCTTGATGTAAACAACAATGTAGGTTCTGCAGATGGCTTCCTGGGCAGTGAATCACCTAAA GATGATGGCAATGCCATGTGCGAAGGAGACTATCAGAAGTTGCTAATCGGTTATGAGAACCAGAGAAAGGAATTAGCAGAGATGAGGAGTGCATTCGAGGAGCTCAAAAAGCAGAACCAATCCAAGAATAATGAATGCCGAGAAGCATGGAAGTCTTTAAAGGACCTCCAAAATGAACTCATGCGCAAGTCGATGCATGTTGGATCGTTGG CTTTTGCCATCGAGGGACAGGTGAAAGAGAAAAGCAAGTGGTTTGCATCATTGAGAGATTTGACAAGAAAACTTAAG ATTATGAAGATGGACCACATTAAGCTATCAGAGGAGGCATTGGCTTATAAGAACTGTCTTGCAGATATGAACGAGATGAGGTCTACCATTCATTCCGCTT TAAATCAGCAAGTAAGTTTGCATAATGATCTGAAGACCAAGTTTATTGAAGGGGCCAAAGAACGTAAAGAACTCTACAACAAGGTGTTAGAGTTGAAAG GAAACATAAGGGTCTTTTGCAGGTGTAGGCCTCTAAACACTGAGGAAGTTTCAGCAGGAGCTTCAATGGCTATTGACTTTGAATCTGAGAAAGAAGGTGAGCTTGCTGTCAAGTCAAATGGGGTTACAAGAAGGACCTTTAAGTTTGATGCAGTATTCGGCCCTCAAGCAGACCAAG CTGATGTCTTCGAAGACACAGCTCCATTTGCAACCTCAGTTCTAGATGGGTACAATGTCTGCATATTTGCTTACGGGCAGACTGGAAGTGGAAAAACCTTTACAATGGAGGGAACGGAAGAAGCTCGGGGAGTCAATTTTAGGACTCTTGAGCAACTGTTTCGTATAATAAAAGAGCGAGAAAAGTTGCATAGATATGATGTGTCTGTTAGTGTTTTAGAAGTGTACAACGAGCAAATACGGGATCTACTTGTTCCAGGGAATCAGCCAGGAGCAACTGCCAAAAG GCTTGAAATTAGACAAGCTGGAGAAGGGACACATCATGTTCCAGGACTTGTTGAGGCACATGTGAAAAACATGAATGAAGTCTGGGAAGTTCTCCAAACTGGCAGTAATGCAAGGGCTGTTGGCTCAACCAATGCCAATGAGCATAGCAGCCGGTCGCACTG CATACACTGTGTAATGGTGAAGGGGGAGAACTTGTTGAATGGGGAATGCACAAGAAGCAAGCTCTGGTTGGTGGATCTAGCAGGGAGTGAGCGTATAGCAAAGACAGAGGTGCAAGGAGAACGACTCAAGGAAACTCAAAATATCAATAGATCTCTATCTGCACTAGGTGATGTCATATCTGCACTTGCAACTAAAACCTCACACATACCCTTCAG GAACTCCAAGCTAACCCACTTGCTTCAAGACTCTCTAG GTGGAGACTCCAAGACGCTTATGTTTCTTCAAATTAGTCCTAATGAAAATGACTTGAGTGAGACCCTTTGCTCACTGAACTTTGCGAGTAGAGTTAGAGGGATAGAGTTGGGTCCTGCAAAGAGACAAATGGACACTTCTGAACTTTTAAGATACAAACAGATG TATGAGAAAACAAAGCTAGACATCAAGAGCAAAGATGTACAGATAAGGAAGATGGAGGAAACAGTCCATGGGTTAGAACTGAAgataagagagagagacctgAAAAATAAATGCCTGCAAGACAAG GTGAAAGAATTGGAATCACAACTTTTAATTGAGAGAAAGCTAGCACGTCAGCATGTGGACACAAAAATAGCCGAGCAGCACCTGCAGCAACTGAAACATCAACAAGACGAGCAAACTACTGCACTTGCAAGACCACCTCTAACAAACCGACCATTAACAACTCACAAGATTCTCAATGAGACAGCCATTAATACATTGGGGAAGGACCAAGTAAACCCCACCCAACAACTAACTGAGAAGGCCAACAACAAAATTCCAGTACCTACAATGGATGGTTTTGTCAAGTATATTGATCCTATAGAGAAAGAAAACAACCCCGACATGGCTGAACAATTTGTTCTACCAAAGAGAACTGGAAGAGCCTCTATCTGCCCGACAGTTCAGCGGATTCCTGCTACATCTGCTCCAAGACGCAACTCTCTAATTCCACTCCCTACTGTACCAAACCGCCTCCAATCCCCAATGCCTGTATTATCATTAGCAccaatatcagcataccatgCTGATAAGAAAGCTGAAATGGATTATGTGTCTGAAATTGACTGCTTGCCTGAACAGACACCATGTAGTAGTCCTAAAGTTACCAGAACTGGTGGCAAGAAGTTCAACAGCATACTGAGACGAAGCATCCAAAAGAAAGCTCAGATGAAGTCCCCAATGCCGCCACACATGAGAAAAGGTGTGAATGTAGGGATGGAGAAGGTTAGAGTATCTATTGGAAGTCGAGGCAGGATGCCACACAGGGTGTTACTTGGAAATGGTAGAAGGGCAGGTACTAAAGAAGGTCAGAAGCAGATTAGGGAAAAGGAGAGGGGGTGGAACATTGGTACAGCAGGGAGAAATGCTATTTAA
- the LOC133728536 gene encoding heat stress transcription factor A-1-like isoform X2 has translation MNRYLTCEGFRKVHPDRWEFANEGFLRGQKHLLKTVNRRKPVNVQSHQQSAPVPAPKVKSSQVAACVEVGKLGLEEEVERLKMDKNTLMQELISLRQEQQATDNQLQNVGQRVQGMEQRQQQMMSFLAKAMHSPGFLSQLVQHQNESNRRITGSNKKRRLPRQEDEILVGKLSSKTLDGQIVKYQPSMNEAAKAMLRQIMKMNISPRREPSMNNPDAFLIDNVPSSNVLDSRNCSRNLGVTLSEVSPTYMTAESGFPVTCHSRATSQVQSSPSVATDCVTATQISEENIYNLQEDTVLPELTAMHGIAPPSTVEIPNANFMPSEMVNTEYMDVSVLDQAMPTKTEAFSPEINPDADVSQDGEPNLPGINDVFWDKFFDTDEIDLSSVVGVTKDQEMQSGKGNGWDKIQHLSPIAPQQTGLEGLIG, from the exons ATGAACAGGTATCTTACATGTGAG GGTTTTAGAAAAGTTCATCCAGACCGATGGGAATTCGCAAATGAAGGGTTTCTAAGAGGTCAGAAACATCTTTTGAAGACTGTCAATAGGCGAAAGCCAGTTAATGTACAGAGTCATCAACAATCAGCACCAGTACCAGCACCTAAAGTAAAGAGCTCCCAAGTTGCTGCATGCGTAGAGGTGGGAAAACTTGGACTGGAGGAGGAGGTTGAAAGGCTTAAAATGGACAAGAACACTCTTATGCAGGAACTTATTAGTTTGAGGCAGGAGCAGCAAGCAACAGATAACCAATTACAGAATGTTGGTCAACGTGTGCAGGGAATGGAACAGCGGCAGCAGCAAATGATGTCATTTCTTGCAAAGGCTATGCATAGTCCTGGATTTTTATCCCAGCTTGTACAGCATCAGAATGAGAGCAACAGGCGCATCACTGGAAGCAACAAGAAAAGGAGACTCCCAAGGCAAGAAGACGAAATTTTGGTGGGGAAGCTTAGCAGTAAAACTCTGGATGGACAAATTGTGAAATACCAGCCTTCAATGAATGAAGCAGCAAAAGCAATGCTACGGCAGATTATGAAGATGAATATATCTCCTAGGCGGGAACCGTCAATGAACAATCCTGATGCTTTTCTGATTGACAATGTTCCTTCTTCCAATGTATTAGACAGTAGGAACTGTAGCCGGAATTTGGGAGTCACCCTTTCAGAGGTTTCACCAACTTATATGACAGCGGAATCTGGATTTCCTGTCACTTGTCATTCTAGAGCTACTTCTCAGGTCCAGTCTTCCCCTTCTGTGGCTACTGACTGTGTTACAGCAACTCAAATTTCAGAAGAGAACATCTACAATCTTCAAGAAGATACAGTTTTGCCTGAACTAACTGCAATGCATGGTATTGCCCCACCAAGCACTGTGGAGATCCCTAATGCAAACTTTATGCCCTCTGAGATGGTGAATACAGAGTACATGGATGTGTCAGTTTTGGATCAGGCAATGCCTACAAAAACTGAGGCCTTTTCTCCTGAGATCAATCCTGATGCAGATGTCTCGCAAGATGGAGAGCCTAACCTTCCGGGAATTAATGATGTCTTCTGGGATAAGTTTTTTGACACAGATGAAATTGATTTGAGTTCAGTTGTTGGGGTGACCAAGGATCAGGAGATGCAGTCAGGGAAGGGAAATGGATGGGACAAGATTCAACATCTAAGTCCAATTGCTCCTCAGCAAACAGGGCTTGAGGGCTTGATTGGTTGA
- the LOC133728974 gene encoding ankyrin repeat-containing protein At5g02620-like codes for MDPGLYEAVTSGDVDFLKRNIGDGDLLSQRTPKYNNILHLAAEFKHINVFTEVPQGDLYSPLFWAANKYGDTPLHDAARVGCNEVITFLIEHSKKTLPGGAADVESGPADAEAYKELLRVTNLRKDTAFHVAVQYGHNEVVNLLMAADPELCCFTNSANESPLFIAVRKGFHLVARSILVECPVSPSFAGTDGVTALHAAVTHININMTRLVKIMVLKVPDTVEKTDAIGWTPLHYAALRGYLKVTRILLRHDSSTAYVLDKTGMSALHVAACAGRTKVLKELIRYRPDACDLLNDKGQNILHSAVLGEQRFVINYIMKTPKLARLINEGDRDGNTPLHLAAIYKKESALTRKLATDPRVDKTAINSDFLHALDIYSAHEFKQNVRYVSPLFRLGRSVGVPFFHEQILHKIMALESTVKITSSSPTNNTAYKRTENFQTDGDSKIYNTNLLVAVPIATVTFAAAFTMPGGLKSDGTPVLQGKPFLIVFLLSDACSFFASIFVVFL; via the exons ATGGATCCTGGTCTATATGAGGCGGTAACATCCGGTGACGTTGATTTCTTGAAAAGAAATATCGGAGATGGTGATCTTCTCAGTCAGAGAACACCTAAATACAACAATATTCTTCACCTTGCTGCTGAATTCAAACACATAAACGTCTTCACGGAAGTACCACAAGGTGATCTATATTCTCCGCTGTTTTGGGCTGCCAACAAGTATGGCGATACCCCTTTACACGATGCTGCAAGAGTAGGTTGCAATGAGGTAATAACATTCCTCATTGAACACTCGAAGAAAACACTACCCGGTGGAGCAGCTGATGTGGAAAGTGGACCAGCTGATGCTGAAGCTTACAAAGAGCTGCTTCGTGTTACTAATTTGCGGAAGGATACAGCATTTCATGTAGCTGTCCAGTATGGTCACAATGAAGTGGTGAATTTGTTAATGGCGGCTGATCCCGAATTGTGCTGTTTTACTAACAGCGCCAATGAGTCACCGCTCTTCATAGCTGTTCGCAAGGGATTTCACCTCGTAGCGCGTTCCATTTTAGTCGAGTGTCCTGTTTCTCCTTCTTTCGCGGGAACGGATGGTGTGACAGCTTTGCATGCCGCAGTAACTCACATAAACATAAACATGACAC GCCTTGTTAAGATTATGGTGTTAAAAGTGCCAGATACAGTCGAAAAAACTGATGCAATTGGGTGGACTCCCTTGCACTACGCAGCATTGAGGGGGTACCTTAAAGTCACTCGAATACTGCTACGTCACGATAGTTCTACAGCTTACGTTTTGGACAAAACTGGAATGTCGGCTCTCCATGTCGCGGCTTGTGCAGGTCGCACTAAGGTGTTGAAAGAGTTGATTCGATATCGGCCTGATGCTTGTGATTTGCTTAATGATAAGGGCCAAAACATTCTTCATTCTGCAGTTTTAGGGGAACAAAGATTTGTTATCAACTATATAATGAAGACGCCTAAGCTTGCACGACTTATAAATGAAGGAGATAGAGATGGAAACACTCCCTTGCATCTAGCTGCCATTTACAAAAAAGAGAGTGCTCTTACAAGAAAGTTGGCAACCGATCCTAGAGTTGATAAGACTGCCATAAATAGTGACTTCTTACATGCTCTCGATATTTACAGCGCCCACGAGTTTAAACAG AACGTTCGTTATGTTAGTCCCTTGTTCCGCCTGGGGAGGTCTGTTGGCGTGCCATTTTTCCACGAACAAATTCTTCATAAGATAATGGCATTGGAATCTACGGTGAAGATTACATCCAGCTCACCAACCAACAACACTGCATACAAGAGAACagaaaatttccaaactgaTGGAGATTCGAAAATTTATAATACCAACCTATTGGTAGCAGTGCCAATTGCAACAGTGACATTTGCTGCGGCTTTCACCATGCCTGGAGGACTTAAAAGCGATGGCACACCGGTTTTACAAGGCAAGCCATTCCTCATCGTGTTTCTGTTATCTGACGCCTGCTCTTTCTTTGCGTCCATTTTTGTGGTGTTTTTGTAG
- the LOC133728535 gene encoding translation initiation factor IF-2, chloroplastic, producing MLILVGSMQGTMVSLASLVSLGSVVTLAGSSERSGSLVKKVSLSKSSFRGNRRWHCVRLSVCKFSVTTTDFVAEHSNEVSLDSNYRGSSSNDASVANADFLLKPSPKPVLKPSEGSNAEPPLLSLNAADWDASKTSGDSDVEEEDKSNVIESLGEVLEKAEKLEAPKVGDSSTKKASKPVNRPAPSNATTTSGNARPVNSTASTKAKTLKSVWRKGDTVAAVQKVVKELPKVNNTVRREEPKTGEGVKVESPTRPPLRPHSPPLRPQPTLQAKPSTAPPPTIKKPVVLKDLGAAPKSAVIDDTGSPPKTKERKPILIDKFSTKKPGVDSVVSQAVLAPTKPAKGSPPGRFKDGFRKKNAQPGGLRRRKANDELTDDESSELNVSKAARKGRKWSKASRKAARLQAAKDAAPVKVDILEVDDDGMLIDELAFNLAINESEILGSLYSRGIKPDGVQTLSKDMVKMICKEYDVEVIDVDPVKVEEGARKKEILDEDDLDKLEDRPPVLTIMGHVDHGKTTLLDYIRKSKVAASEAGGITQGIGAYKVLVPIDGKLQSCVFLDTPGHEAFGAMRARGARVTDIAIIVVAADDGIRPQTKEAIAHAKAAGVPIVIAINKIDKDGANPERVMQELSSIGLMPEDWGGDVPMVQISALKGKNIDDLLETVMLVAELQELKANPDRSAKGTVIEAGLDKSRGPLVTLIVQNGTLRKGDIVICGEAFGKVRALFDHGGNRVNEAGPSIPVQVIGLNNVPIAGDEFEVVSSLDIARERAESRADTLRNERISAKAGDGKVTLSSLASAVSAGKLAGLDLHQLNIILKVDLQGSIEAVRQALQVLPQDNVTLKFLMETTGDVNTSDVDLAAASKAIILGFNIKAPGSVKSYAENKGVEIRLYKVIYDLIDDVRNAMEGLLQPVEEQVTIGSAEVRAIFSSGSGRVAGCMVNEGKVVKGCGIQVIRRGKVVHDGVLDSLKRVKEVVKEVNAGLECGIGVEDYDDFEEGDILEAFNTVQKKRTLEEASASMAAAVEGTGVEY from the exons ATGCTCATATTAGTTGGAAGCATGCAGGGAACAATGGTTTCTTTGGCTTCCCTTGTTAGTTTGGGAAGTGTTGTTACGCTTGCGGGTTCATCCGAAAGGTCTGGCTCGCTTGTTAAGAAGGTTTCGTTGTCTAAGAGTAGTTTTAGGGGTAATAGGAGATGGCATTGTGTGAGATTGTCAGTTTGTAAATTTTCGGTCACAACAACTGATTTCGTTGCTGAGCATAGCAATGAGGTATCCCTTGATTCTAACTATAGAGGAAGTAGTAGTAATGATGCTTCTGTTGCCAATGCTGATTTTCTACTTAAGCCGTCCCCGAAGCCAGTATTGAAGCCCTCTGAGGGGTCCAATGCTGAACCGCCCCTTTTAAGCCTTAATGCTGCTGATTGGGACGCCTCAAAAACTAGTGGGGATTCGGATGTGGAAGAGGAAGATAAGAGTAATGTGATTGAGTCACTTGGAGAGGTTTTGGAGAAGGCTGAAAAGCTAGAAGCTCCAAAAGTGGGTGATTCGAGTACTAAGAAAGCCAGTAAGCCTGTAAATAGACCTGCACCATCTAATGCAACTACTACTTCAGGAAATGCTAGACCAGTAAACTCGACAGCTAGTACCAAGGCTAAAACTTTGAAGAGTGTGTGGCGTAAAGGAGACACAGTTGCAGCTGTGCAAAAGGTTGTAAAGGAATTACCTAAGGTTAATAATACAGTTCGGAGAGAAGAACCAAAAACAGGGGAAGGGGTGAAGGTAGAGTCGCCAACCCGTCCTCCTTTAAGACCTCATTCTCCACCTTTGAGACCCCAACCAACATTACAAGCAAAGCCTTCTACAGCTCCTCCACCCACGATAAAGAAACCTGTAGTTCTGAAGGATCTTGGGGCAGCTCCAAAGTCGGCAGTGATTGATGACACTGGTTCACCCCCAAAAACTAAAGAAAGGAAGCCAATTTTGATTGACAAATTTTCTACCAAGAAGCCAGGGGTCGATTCTGTGGTTTCTCAAGCAGTTTTAGCTCCTACAAAACCAGCCAAGGGCTCTCCGCCTGGCAGATTCAAAGATGGGTTCCGGAAGAAAAATGCTCAACCTGGAGGACTACGAAGGCGGAAGGCTAATGATGAGCTCACTGATGATGAGAGTTCGGAACTTAATGTCTCTAAAGCAGCAAGGAAAGGGAGGAAGTGGAGTAAAGCAAGCAGGAAGGCGGCAAGACTCCAGGCTGCCAAAGATGCAGCTCCTGTTAAAGTAGATATTCTAGAGGTTGATGACGATGGCATGTTAATAGATGAGTTGGCCTTCAATTTGGCTATTAATGAATCCGAAATTCTCGGATCTCTGTACTCCAGGGGAATTAAGCCTGATGGGGTTCAAACTCTGAGCAAAGATATGGTAAAGATGATTTGTAAAGAGTATGATGTGGAAGTCATAGATGTTGACCCAGTAAAGGTGGAAGAAGGggcaagaaagaaagaaatactcGATGAAGATGACCTAGACAAACTAGAAGACAGGCCTCCTGTCCTCACTATAATGGGTCATGTGGATCATGGCAAG ACAACTCTATTGGATTACATCCGGAAGAGCAAG GTTGCTGCCTCCGAGGCTGGTGGAATTACACAAGGAATTGGGGCATATAAGGTGCTCGTGCCAATTGATGGCAAGTTGCAATCATGTGTTTTCCTTGATACTCCTGGACATGAG GCATTTGGAGCAATGAGAGCTCGTGGAGCAAGGGTGACAGACATAGCTATCATTGTTGTGGCTGCTGATGATGGAATCCGCCCTCAAACAAAAGAGGCCATCGCTCATGCTAAAGCTGCTGGTGTGCCGATAGTAATAGCTATAAATAAG ATAGACAAGGATGGAGCTAATCCAGAACGAGTCATGCAAGAGCTTTCTTCTATTGGTCTAATGCCGGAGGATTGGGGTGGTGACGTCCCAATGGTCCAG ATTAGTGCTCTTAAAGGGAAGAATATAGATGACCTTTTGGAAACCGTAATGCTAGTTGCAGAG TTGCAAGAGTTAAAGGCCAATCCTGATAGAAGTGCAAAAGGCACGGTTATTGAGGCCGGTCTTGATAAATCCAGAGGACCTTTAGTTACACTTATCGTGCAAAATGGAACCCTTAGAAAGGGGGACATAGTAATTTGTGGAGAAGCCTTTGGAAAG GTACGGGCTTTATTTGATCATGGTGGAAATCGTGTCAATGAAGCCGGACCCTCTATACCAGTTCAG GTTATTGGATTAAATAATGTTCCTATTGCTGGTGATGAATTTGAGGTCGTGAGCTCCCTTGATATTGCACGTGAAAGGGCAGAGTCACGTGCAGACACATTGCGAAATGAACGCATATCAGCTAAGGCTGGCGATGGGAAGGTTACTCTTTCTTCTTTAGCTTCTGCAGTCTCGGCAGGAAAGCTGGCTGGACTTGACTTGCACCAGCTAAATATTATTCTGAAGGTTGATCTTCAG GGATCTATTGAGGCTGTCAGGCAAGCCCTGCAGGTCCTCCCTCAAGATAATGTCACCTTGAAGTTTCTCATGGAAACAACAGGTGATGTAAACACCAGCGATGTTGATCTTGCTGCGGCCAGCAAAGCCATAATTTTGGGATTCAATATCAAAGCTCCAGGTTCTGTTAAAAGCTATGCTGAAAACAAAGGTGTGGAGATTCGGCTATATAAAGTTATCTATGACCTTATTGATGATGTACGAAATGCAATGGAAGGACTCCTACAGCCTGTTGAG GAACAAGTAACAATTGGTTCTGCAGAAGTCCGAGCCATATTCAGCAGTGGCAGTGGACGTGTTGCTGGTTGTATGGTAAATGAAGGAAAAGTTGTTAAAGGCTGCGGCATTCAGGTCATTCGAAGGGGAAAAGTAGTACATGATGGTGTTCTTGATTCTTTAAAACGGGTTAAGGAAGTCGTGAAAGAG GTAAATGCTGGActagagtgtggaattggggtGGAAGACTACGACGATTTTGAGGAGGGAGACATTCTCGAGGCCTTCAACACAGTCCAAAAGAAGCGGACACTTGAAGAGGCGTCTGCTTCCATGGCAGCTGCAGTGGAAGGAACAGGAGTCGAATACTAG